The Haloterrigena turkmenica DSM 5511 nucleotide sequence CGTCGAAGTAGAGGCCCGCAAACCGCTCGGCCCGGTCGACGACGGTCTCGTCGTCCGGCGCCGCCAGCCCCATGTTGTAGGTGAAGAGATTGCCCTCGCCTAGGTGGAACCAGTCGCGACACTGCTCGAACTCGTCGACGACCATCGGGTGGCCGAACGGCGTCTCGGTCTCGCTGCCCCGTTTCAGCGCGCCTTCGTAGGCCTCCTGCGAGCGCTCGAGGAAGCGCTCGTCGCCGCCCATCGCGTACACCAGCGGCCAGTTGTAAAAGCCCTCGATCACGTCGTCGAAGCCATCGACGCCGACGTGGTCGTCGGGCGGCCAGTAGGGCTCGCCGTTCTCGGCGAGGTACTCGTCGACGAACCCGTCGACGGCGTCGGCCATCGTCTCGAACAGGTCGCGCTGTAACGTGGCCCATTCCGGCGGTCGTCTGAAGGTGTCGCTCGCCCGAATCTCGTACATACTCGGTGGAGTGTCTCTCGGACGGATTAATATTTGGGTGTCGGTGGCGCCCACCGGCGCCGGCTACGCCTCGAGGTTCCCCTTCGAGTCCAGAATCTCGGTGAAGAGGTCGACGAACAGCGACGTCCGCTTCGGATAGCCGTCGTCGGTCGTCTCCTCGAGCGGCGCGTTCTCGAGGTTCGTCACCAGATCCGGGGTGTGGGGAAGTCTCCCGACGACCTCGCGGACCTCGAACGTGATCGCGTTGTCGTCGTCCGTATCGAGCCACGCGGCCGCGCTCTGTTCGTCGGTGTACTCGATGGTGTACGTCTCCCCGCCGGCCAACTCGACGATGTGGTCCATGGAGCCGATCTCGAGGCTGTGGTCGTCGCGCTCCAGGTAGAGCGTCCCGTCGGCGATCCGTGGTTCGTATCGGGGCTGATCCGTCATTGTGTGGTAACTGAAGTCATAGGTCACGGAGGGATAAATGATGTGTTCTTTTCCGGTTCCCGTCTCGGCCAGCGCTACCCACAACCCCGAATCATCGAAAAAAGACCGATCGTCCGCGGGCGAGTCGTTCGCCCGCGGATGGGTCGCTCGGTCCGCTCCCGACTCCAGTCGTGTCTCGACTTTTCGTCCGTGTAAGTGGGAACCGACTATTCGACGCTGCGAGCTTTCGCGCGAAGCCAGGCGTGCGTTCCGTTCTGGGGGACGTCCAGCCGCCGCCGGTTGACCTCGAGGTCGGGGTAACCGCCGACCTCTTCCTGGCTGTCGATGTACGTGCCGTCACCGGTACGGAGCTGCTCGAGGACGCGCTCGTCGTGAGCGGTTCGGTCGGCCGGCCGCGCGCCGACGTTCTCGAGGTTGTGTTCGACGACGTCCTCCGAGTCGAAGACCTCGAGGTCCTCGGGCCAGAGCGGCCGCGAGTCGAGTCGCGTGATTCCGTCGCCGACCATCGGATTGTCGCCGCCCTCGAGGACGTTGTCGGCGACGTACGCGTCGCCGTCGCCGAAGACGTTGGGCTGGTCGCTGACCGGTCGCCGGAAGACGTTGCCTTCGATGCTCGCCTCCGTGTCGGGATCCATCCAGGCCCCGTCCCTGTAGTGATACATAACGTTGTTCGAAACGACGGTTCTGGTCCCCTCCTTGAGGCGCGGGTTCCGATCGTAGTTGTGCGCCCAGACGTTGCCCGCGAGCGCGACGTTTTCCGCGTTGTTACCGATCAGCGAACCGTAGCCGTGATCGCCCTTGTGATGGGTCGCGTCCTGCAGCGGCTCGGCGATCAGGCAGTTCGAGACCGTCGTGTTTTCGGTGTCGTAGCCGACCGAGAGGTTCTCGTCGACCCCCCACGTCGCCGTGCAGTGGTCGATGACGTTGTTCTCGGTCCCGTCTCCCGTTCTGATCCCGTCGGGTTCCCAGTCGCTCTCCTCGGTCAGGTTGGCGTCGCCGGGCCGGACCCGCAGGTGCTGGACGACGCAATCGTCCGCGTCGATCCAGAGATCGCCGCGCGTGAGCGTGATCCCCGGCGACGGGGCCGTCTGTCCCGCGAGGTAGAGTTCATCGTTGACCACCGTCAGGCGCTGCTCCTCGAGATCGATCACACCGCTGGTCTCGAAGACGACCAGACGCGGCCCGTCGACCCCGACCGCGGCCGACAGCTGGCGTCGCGTCGGCTCGGTGATCTTGATGACGGGCGTGTCGTCGTCCAGCCACGGCGCCGGATCCGCGAACCCGTCGGCGAGGTCGACGTATGATGCGCTTCGTGGCCCGTTTCGAACCGTCCGGCCGTTCGACCGACCGGGCGTCCCGACCGTTCTGGTCGACCCGGTCGCCCAATCCCCGTCGCTCGTCTCGATGACCGCGCGGTACTCGTAGTACCGCCTGCTCGTGAGGCCGTCGAGGCGGACGCCGAACGCCCCCGTCTCCTCGAGCGTTCCCGCGGCGGTCGTCGCCCAGGACTCGGTCGGAACCTCCCGATACTCGACGTAGCAGTCGGCCGACTCGGCGCCGCCCAGATCGGTCAGTTCGCCGCGTACCGTCGCCCCCGTGGCCGTCACGTCGGTCGCATCGCCGGTCGAGACGAACGGGACGCCCTCTTCAACGTCGACGCTTCCGGCGACGTCGACGTCG carries:
- a CDS encoding pectate lyase; amino-acid sequence: MAHKRRSFLRAIGAGSLGLTAAAVTSGTAAAATIITIRGGGADIWSTADAFHYYYDNVSGDFDVQVRNTALENTDPNAKTGIMIRESLDPTVKNVMLRRTPSGEASLQWRPEAGVDTVSTTSGGEDESEVDGGSLEAEWLRLKRSGDVFEAYGSNDGESWTLIADIDAEHVELSDDAYVGLPVTSHNVGTLCTAELRDLTGLEPTANRDIGDVDVAGSVDVEEGVPFVSTGDATDVTATGATVRGELTDLGGAESADCYVEYREVPTESWATTAAGTLEETGAFGVRLDGLTSRRYYEYRAVIETSDGDWATGSTRTVGTPGRSNGRTVRNGPRSASYVDLADGFADPAPWLDDDTPVIKITEPTRRQLSAAVGVDGPRLVVFETSGVIDLEEQRLTVVNDELYLAGQTAPSPGITLTRGDLWIDADDCVVQHLRVRPGDANLTEESDWEPDGIRTGDGTENNVIDHCTATWGVDENLSVGYDTENTTVSNCLIAEPLQDATHHKGDHGYGSLIGNNAENVALAGNVWAHNYDRNPRLKEGTRTVVSNNVMYHYRDGAWMDPDTEASIEGNVFRRPVSDQPNVFGDGDAYVADNVLEGGDNPMVGDGITRLDSRPLWPEDLEVFDSEDVVEHNLENVGARPADRTAHDERVLEQLRTGDGTYIDSQEEVGGYPDLEVNRRRLDVPQNGTHAWLRAKARSVE